GCTGGAAGCCGAGGCCCGCGAGCAGCCGCGCGTCGTCCGGCTCCGCGCCCGGGTCGAAGTACTTCACCACCTCGAGCTGGTAGGCCCAGGCGCCATTGGAGCGGACGGCGAAGCCCTCGACGTAGTCGAAGCGGCACTCCTCGATGAGCCGGCGCTGGTCCTCCAGGAAGCGGTGGAGGTCGTTGTACAGGGCGGTGTACGTCCGCGCGCGGGCGGGGACCTCGACGAGCCGCACCCGGGCGCGGACGATGATGCCGAACTGGCCCAGCCCCGAGCGCACGGCGTCGAACAGGGGCCGCTCGCGCCAGCGCGAGCAGCGCACCAGCTCGCCCCGGCCGGTGACGACGTCCAGCTCCAGCACGTTGTCCACCTGGAGGCCCTCGCGGAACGCCTGCCCGCCGATGCCGCCCACCGACAGCGTCCCGCCGATGCTCAGCTCGATGTAGTCGGTGAGCACCGGAGGGCTGCGGCCGGAGGGCAGCGTGGCCTGGAGCAGCTGGTGCCACCGGACGCCAGCGTCCACCCAGGCGCTGTCGTCACGGATTTCGTGGATGGTGGCCAGCGCGGACATGTCGATGACGATGCCCGCCTCCACCTGGGACTGGCCGAAGCTGCTGTGGCTCTCGCCGAGCCCGCGCGCGGCGGCAATCTTCAGGCCCTGGGCCCGCGCGAAGCGGACCATGGCCACGATGTCCTTCACCGAGCCCGGGACGAGCACCGCCCAGGGCGTGCGGTGGATGATGTGGCCGAAGTCGTCCGCCGCCGCGGTGCGCGACGCCGCGTCCACCAGCAGCTCGCCGTCCAGCGGCGGCAGGGGGACCGAGCCATGTTCCAGCGTGGAGGCCCAGCTCCGGCTCAGGGGGTTGAAGGCGGCCGCCACCAACGCGCCCTGAAGGAGTGCTCTCCGGGAGAGGAGTCGAGTTGTCATGGCTCCATCCTGAGCCCTCCTGCCGGACCGATTCCAGCTGCGGGGCGGCCGGGCCATTGCCTTGACAACGCGCCACTTCAATCACATGATTGAATCAGTTAATTAAACCACTCGATTGCCGCACCCCGCGGAAGGTCACTCGTCATGGACTCCCTGCTGAATCGCCGCTCCCTCCTTCGCGGCAGTCTGGGCCTTGCTGGAGGCCTCGCGCTGCTGCGCGCCACCCCCGCCGAGGCCCTTGCGCGCCCCACGGCCGCCTCGGCCGCCTCGGCCGCCACCGCATCCCGCGCGGAGCCGCGGCCCTGGTGGGAGCTGGGGCTGCTGGCCGACCCGGTCATGGAGAACCAGTTGCTGCACTTCCTGGCCGCGACCTACAGCGCCCAGGCGGACATCGGCGAGGTGCTCGACACCGCGCACCGCATCGACGTGGGTGACGACTGGAGCTGGCCCACCGAGTGGGTCAGCACCGCCGACCGCATCCGCGCGATGGGGGATGCGAGCCTCGCCAGGAGGCACCGGCACAGCGCGGGCCATGCCTACCTGCGGGCCGCCAACTACTACCGCGCCGCCTTGATTCATCACCCCGAGCCCGGCCACCCGAGCGTGCTTGAGACCGGACGCAAGGCGGTCGACGCGTACGACAAGGCGCTCGCCCTGCTCAGGATTCCCGCCGTCGCCGTGCGGATTCCCTACGAGCACACGACGCTGCCCGGCTACTTCTTCCGCTCGCCGCACGCGCGCGGCAAGGCCCCGGTGCTCATCTTCCAGCAGGGCCGCGACGCCTGGCCGGAGGAATCCAAGTATGTGATTGATGCCGCCCTGGAGCGGGGCTACCACTGCCTCATCGTCCATGCCCCCGGCCAGGGCATGGCCATCCGCGAGCAGCACCTCCCCTTCCGTCCCGACTGGGAGAAGGTCATCACGCCGGTCATCGACTTCGCCGTCCGCATCGCCGGGGTGGACCCCCGCAGAATCGCCCTGCTGGGCTGGAGCATGGGCGGCGCGCTCGTGCCGCGTGCCGCGGCCTTCGAGCGGCGCATCAAGCTGTTGATTCCCAACCCCGGGGTCCTGAGCTGGGGACAGTCCATGTTCGACCAGTTCAACGCCATGTTCCCCGAGGTCATGGCGCTGCTCGACACGAACCCACAGGCCTTCGATGCAGCCATGGCCCAGCTCATGGACGCGGTGTTCCTGTACCGCTGGTACATGCGGGACTCCATGTCCAAGCACGGCGCCCGCTCGCCCTCGGACCTGATGTTCAAGCTCCGCGAGTTCACCAACGTGCCGGTCGTCGACCGCATCCGCTGCCGCACCCTCGTCATGGACGGCACCGCCGAGGCCTACTCCGGAGGCCAGGCGAAGCAGCTCTACGACGCCCTCTCCTGCCCCAAGGACTACCTGCTCTTCACGGCGGAGGACACCGGCCTCCTGCACTGCCAGGAGGCCGCCCAGGCCGTCGCCAACCACCGCATGTTCGACTGGTTCGACGAGTACATCTGAGCTCGGACGCCCTACTGCGGCGTGGAGCGGAAGACCCTCCCCGTCAGCATCGCCGCCACCATCACCCCGGCAAAGGCGACCAGGGCGGCGGCCACGGTGGCGAACAGCGCGGGCAGTCCCGCGCCCAGCCGGGCGACGACGAGCCACCCCACGCCCGCCGCGATGACCATGCGCGCGGTGCCAGCGAGGAACGGCCAGAGCACCCGGCCCGCCCCCTGTGCGGCGAAGCCCTGCACGAAGCCCAGGCCCAGCAGCGCGTAGAACGGCGCGACGATGCGCAGGTAGGCCACGCCAGGCGCCAGCACCGCGGGGTCCGTGCTGAAGAGGCGCAGCCAGACCTCCGGCACCACGGCGACGGCGAGCCCGATGGCGCCCGCCCCTCCGAAGCCGAGCCAGCCCCCGAGCCACGCAATCCGCCGCGCGCGCTCGTGCTGGCCGGCCCCCACGTTGGTGCCCACCAGCGTGAGCACGGAGGTGCCCATGCCGAACAGGAGCGGGATGAGCAGGTAGTCCAGCCGCGAGGCCATGCCGTAGCCGGCCAGGGCCTCGACACCGAAGAGGCCCACCACGCCGGTGATGACAATCACCGTCAGGTTGGGCTGCACCGCGCTCAGCGCCGCCGGCAGCCCCACGCGCAGGATGTCGCGCAGCAGCCGGGGCTCCAGCGGCCCTGGAGCCAGGCGGACCTGGGAGCGCCCCGACGCCAGGTGCCGCAACAGCCAGAGCGCCGCCCCGACGTAGTACAGCAACATCGCCAGCCCCGCGCCCGCGATGCCCAGCGCGGGCACCGGGCCGAAGCCGAAGATGAGCGCGGGTGAGACGACAATCATCAGCGCCGCGCCCGTCAGCGTCACCAGCGCCGGCACCCGGACGTTCCCCGCGCCCCGCAGCGCCGCCGCGAGCAGGTTGACGACCCAGAACGGTATCGAGCCGGCGAACACGTAGTTCGAGTACTCGAGCGCGGCGGCCAGCGCGCCCGCCTCGCCGCCCAGGGCCCCGTACAGCATCGGCCCCAGCAGCCAGGCGAGGACGGTGAAGGCCAGCCCCAGCACGAGCCCCAGCACCACGGCGTGCCAGACCAGCGCGTCCGCGTCGGCCAGCCTCCGGGCACCGACGGCCCGGGCCACCGCGGACGCAACCCCACTGCCAATGCCCCCGTTGGACATCATCGTCATCAACATCTGGATGGGGAACACCAGCGACACGCCGGCCAGCGCGTCGGTGCCGAGAAAGCTCACGTACCAGGTCTCGGCCACGCCCACCAACGCCTGGGCAATCAGCACCAGGGTGGTGGGCACCGCCATCCTCAGCAGCGTCCCGAGGATGGGCCCGTGCAGGAGGGACTCCTGGAGGGTGGAGCCCCTGGGAGCCACCGCGACTCCGGGCCCCGGCTCCACCACCACGCCACTGTCGATGGCTCCGCTCATGGCTCAGGGCCTCAAGCCGCGGGGTTGCCGAGATAGACGCCGGAGGACAGCCCCTGCTTGACGTGGCGGCTCACCTGGTCGGCGAGCACCTCCTCGCCATCCGCC
This genomic window from Pyxidicoccus xibeiensis contains:
- a CDS encoding FAD-binding protein, whose amino-acid sequence is MTTRLLSRRALLQGALVAAAFNPLSRSWASTLEHGSVPLPPLDGELLVDAASRTAAADDFGHIIHRTPWAVLVPGSVKDIVAMVRFARAQGLKIAAARGLGESHSSFGQSQVEAGIVIDMSALATIHEIRDDSAWVDAGVRWHQLLQATLPSGRSPPVLTDYIELSIGGTLSVGGIGGQAFREGLQVDNVLELDVVTGRGELVRCSRWRERPLFDAVRSGLGQFGIIVRARVRLVEVPARARTYTALYNDLHRFLEDQRRLIEECRFDYVEGFAVRSNGAWAYQLEVVKYFDPGAEPDDARLLAGLGFQPGTLQVSDGSYFDFANRLAPLVELLKQLGVWGFPHPWLDMFVPARAAESFITEVLSQTTEADMGQGPIIIYPFRSSELTAPFLRTPNERHVFLFSLLRTAIPPTPENVASLVQKNRAIFERLTAVGGKLYPVDAVPMSRADWRRHFHPYWERFEHAKRRYDPDRILTPGQGIF
- a CDS encoding MATE family efflux transporter produces the protein MSGAIDSGVVVEPGPGVAVAPRGSTLQESLLHGPILGTLLRMAVPTTLVLIAQALVGVAETWYVSFLGTDALAGVSLVFPIQMLMTMMSNGGIGSGVASAVARAVGARRLADADALVWHAVVLGLVLGLAFTVLAWLLGPMLYGALGGEAGALAAALEYSNYVFAGSIPFWVVNLLAAALRGAGNVRVPALVTLTGAALMIVVSPALIFGFGPVPALGIAGAGLAMLLYYVGAALWLLRHLASGRSQVRLAPGPLEPRLLRDILRVGLPAALSAVQPNLTVIVITGVVGLFGVEALAGYGMASRLDYLLIPLLFGMGTSVLTLVGTNVGAGQHERARRIAWLGGWLGFGGAGAIGLAVAVVPEVWLRLFSTDPAVLAPGVAYLRIVAPFYALLGLGFVQGFAAQGAGRVLWPFLAGTARMVIAAGVGWLVVARLGAGLPALFATVAAALVAFAGVMVAAMLTGRVFRSTPQ
- a CDS encoding alpha/beta hydrolase family protein, which gives rise to MDSLLNRRSLLRGSLGLAGGLALLRATPAEALARPTAASAASAATASRAEPRPWWELGLLADPVMENQLLHFLAATYSAQADIGEVLDTAHRIDVGDDWSWPTEWVSTADRIRAMGDASLARRHRHSAGHAYLRAANYYRAALIHHPEPGHPSVLETGRKAVDAYDKALALLRIPAVAVRIPYEHTTLPGYFFRSPHARGKAPVLIFQQGRDAWPEESKYVIDAALERGYHCLIVHAPGQGMAIREQHLPFRPDWEKVITPVIDFAVRIAGVDPRRIALLGWSMGGALVPRAAAFERRIKLLIPNPGVLSWGQSMFDQFNAMFPEVMALLDTNPQAFDAAMAQLMDAVFLYRWYMRDSMSKHGARSPSDLMFKLREFTNVPVVDRIRCRTLVMDGTAEAYSGGQAKQLYDALSCPKDYLLFTAEDTGLLHCQEAAQAVANHRMFDWFDEYI